One region of Eupeodes corollae chromosome 1, idEupCoro1.1, whole genome shotgun sequence genomic DNA includes:
- the LOC129939588 gene encoding protein CREG1: MVYRTILITTLLIVVLCLAINFTVAGYFKSENAQLTSAFRQRLLQPTNDARVARQLVHSVDWASVGSISTDEKIKDYPMVNVISISDSVRGEPSTGKIYFLLVDLDFTGQDWRKVNKLTFTITSEQNGNCSRIDVDPMEPVCQRTYISGKVIELKNGTEEFDFGWKAFISRHPATSNWVAEHSFYLCLLDIEHIYVLDWYGGPKDIPIDEYYSVVLEDEESSSEI; the protein is encoded by the exons ATGGTCTACCGGACAATTTTGATCACAACTTTGTTGATTGTTGTGTTATGTCTCGCAATAAACTTTACCGTGGCtggttattttaaaagtgaaaatgcTCAACTAACAAGTGCATTCCGACAACGTCTTCTTCAGCCAACTAATGACGCCAGAGTTGCCAGACAACTTGTACATTCAGTCGATTGGGCATCGGTTGGAAGTATATCCACCGATGAAAAAATCAAAGATTACCCAATGGTAAATGTTATATCAATTTCGGATAGTGTCAGGGGAGAGCCTTCGACTGGAAAAATATACTTCCTTCTCGTGGATCTGGATTTCACTGGACAAGATTGgagaaaagttaataaattgacTTTTACTATAACCAGTGAACAGAATGGCAATTGCTCGAGGATCGATGTGGATCCTATGGAACCGGTCTGTCAAAGAACATACATCAGTGGCAAGGTTATTGAG CTCAAAAATGGAACAGAAGAGTTTGATTTCGGGTGGAAAGCATTTATTAGTCGACACCCTGCAACCAGTAATTGGGTTGCTG agcACAGCTTTTACCTTTGTCTTTTGGATATTGAACATATCTATGTTTTGGATTGGTATGGTGGCCCGAAAGATATTCCGATCGATGAATACTACAGCGTTGTTTTGGAAGACGAAGAAAGTTCATCAGAAATATAG